A single region of the Pygocentrus nattereri isolate fPygNat1 chromosome 27, fPygNat1.pri, whole genome shotgun sequence genome encodes:
- the aste1b gene encoding protein asteroid homolog 1 isoform X3 translates to MGVHGLASYVEGNRQFFTDLKLKNTHLVIDGCSLYFRLYFSSGLDQVRGGDYDFFAALVRRFFAALSECNVRPFVVLDGGMDQTDKKFRTLRERAESKIRDAHSLSRGSHACILPLLSREVFRQVLCDLGIPLVQCISEADFEIASLAHQWGCPVLTNDSDFYIFDLHGGYLPFALFEWENICGKGPERYIPARQFTVNRFCSHFNHMNKQLLPLFAVITGNDYTLAKTTEMFFSRVELQSVPKGRGRHSNPRIEGLLLWLSQFARPGDALEEVLEILGGQRKGNLRTQLSARIQDYQLPPNSSLAQFFSSSQPALLDIQVLPAALVSQPEWLLRGVASGSLPPLVLDVLVLQRALLIAQVENSRLPSSHEASLRIRKAIYGLLLVERAVQANAGQGQRGRGRGGKGTVGQSGGSPGSSSFCFVEEYDRLDLNLKKTPVEAQLPCTQPKLKWDTLDKVAVPVRLKVLLSTLGVMEYVLQSLPPHLCLPVCVTYFWMNSSKPKPSPSLLKGLLLGLVYGELCRRRAMAGDPLCSSAGTAFVCEQLSQLRLNSGQKRSLDLGVAHSLCQWQSCMLSGIYLNQLLCFPLSEPHSAWLFSGTLLHGLEAALRGGLSAETLLAAAPAAVQLYSILFGAVMGISGQGHASPRSAPLPTAGSSKGKGRGKRGQGGGGRGNRGRGGMSRATGLDNRFGMLTVEDDLDED, encoded by the exons ATGGGGGTACACGGCCTGGCAAGTTATGTGGAAGGAAATCGGCAGTTCTTCACTGACCTGAAGCTAAAAAACACTCACCTTGTTATCGACGGCTGCAGTCTGTACTTCCGATTATACTTCAGCTCTGGTTTGGACCAGGTGAGAGGTGGAGACTATGACTTCTTTGCTGCTCTTGTGCGGCGTTTTTTTGCTGCGCTTTCAGAATGCAATGTTCGCCCGTTCGTAGTTTTAGATGGTGGGATGGACCAGACAGACAAGAAGTTCAGAACTCTACGTGAAAGAGCCGAGAGCAAGATCCGCGatgctcattctctctctcgaGGGTCGCATGCCTGCATCCTGCCCCTGCTGTCACGTGAAGTCTTCAGACAGGTCCTCTGTGATCTGGGCATTCCCTTGGTGCAGTGTATTTCTGAAGCTGATTTCGAGATCGCCTCTCTGGCTCATCAGTGGGGATGTCCAGTGCTGACCAATGACAGCGACTTCTATATCTTCGATTTGCATGGTGGCTACTTGCCTTTTGCATTGTTTGAGTGGGAAAACATCTGCGGAAAGGGCCCGGAACGTTACATCCCTGCCCGTCAATTCACTGTTAACCGCTTTTGCTCACACTTCAACCACATGAACAAGCAGCTGCTGCCTCTGTTTGCTGTCATCACTGGAAACGACTACACACTTGCAAAGACTACGGAAATGTTCTTTAGCCGGGTGGAGTTACAGAGCGTGCCAAAAGGGAGGGGAAGACATTCTAACCCTCGGATTGAGGGTCTGCTGCTCTGGCTGTCTCAGTTTGCTAGACCTGGAGATGCTCTAGAAGAAGTTCTGGAGATCCTGGGTGGGCAACGGAAAGGCAACCTGCGAACACAGCTTTCAGCGAGGATACAAGACTATCAGCTCCCTCCTAACAGCAGCCTGGCCCAGTTCTTCTCAAGTAGTCAACCAGCACTGCTGGATATCCAGGTGCTCCCAGCAGCACTGGTGTCCCAGCCAGAGTGGCTTTTGAGGGGGGTCGCCTCAGGCAGTCTGCCCCCTTTGGTACTAGATGTGCTAGTTCTCCAGAGAGCTCTTCTGATAGCTCAGGTGGAGAACAGTCGTCTGCCTAGTAGCCATGAAGCTTCACTGCGCATTCGCAAGGCCATTTATGGCTTACTCTTAGTTGAAAGGGCAGTGCAGGCTAATGCTGGACAGGGGCAGAGGGGTAGAGGAAGAGGTGGCAAGGGGACAGTAGGTCAGAGCGGAGGATCACCAGGTTCCAGTTCCTTTTGTTTTGTCGAGGAATATGACAGGCTTGACCTTAATCTGAAGAAAACTCCAGTAGAGGCTCAGCTACCCTGCACTCAGCCAAAACTGAAATGGGATACTTTAGACAAG GTAGCAGTACCAGTCAGACTCAAGGTGCTGTTATCAACTCTCGGGGTGATGGAGTATGTGCTGCAGTCCTTACCACCACACCTgtgtctgcctgtgtgtgtgacgtATTTCTGGATGAACTCTTCCAAACCAAAGCCAAGCCCCTCACTGCTTAAAGGCCTGCTGCTAGGGCTGGTGTATGGGGAGCTCTGTCGACGCAGGGCTATGGCTGGAG ATCCACTGTGCTCCAGTGCTGGTACTGCCTTTGTCTGTGAGCAATTGAGCCAACTGAGATTGAACTCTGGTCAAAAGAGGAGTCTAGACCTGGGTGTggctcactctctctgccaGTGGCAATCTTGTATGTTGTCAGGAATTTATTTGAACCAGCTTTTGTGCTTCCCACTTTCTGAGCCTCACAGTGCCTG gcTGTTCAGTGGCACTCTGTTGCATGGTTTGGAAGCTGCACTTAGAGGAGGTCTCTCAGCTGAAACTTTGCTGGCGGCTGCTCCTGCTGCTGTCCAGCTCTACTCCATCCTATTTGGTGCAGTAATGGGCATTTCTGGCCAGGGCCATGCTTCTCCTCGCTCGGCACCTTTACCAACAGCAGGCAGTAGCAAGGGAAAGGGACGTGGTAAAAGGGGACAGGGAGGTGGTGGTAGGGGTAACAGAGGCAGAGGGGGAATGTCTCGTGCCACTGGTTTGGATAACAGGTTTGGTATGCTAACCGTTGAGGATGACTTGGATGAAGACTAA
- the aste1b gene encoding protein asteroid homolog 1 isoform X5 produces MDQTDKKFRTLRERAESKIRDAHSLSRGSHACILPLLSREVFRQVLCDLGIPLVQCISEADFEIASLAHQWGCPVLTNDSDFYIFDLHGGYLPFALFEWENICGKGPERYIPARQFTVNRFCSHFNHMNKQLLPLFAVITGNDYTLAKTTEMFFSRVELQSVPKGRGRHSNPRIEGLLLWLSQFARPGDALEEVLEILGGQRKGNLRTQLSARIQDYQLPPNSSLAQFFSSSQPALLDIQVLPAALVSQPEWLLRGVASGSLPPLVLDVLVLQRALLIAQVENSRLPSSHEASLRIRKAIYGLLLVERAVQANAGQGQRGRGRGGKGTVGQSGGSPGSSSFCFVEEYDRLDLNLKKTPVEAQLPCTQPKLKWDTLDKVAVPVRLKVLLSTLGVMEYVLQSLPPHLCLPVCVTYFWMNSSKPKPSPSLLKGLLLGLVYGELCRRRAMAGDPLCSSAGTAFVCEQLSQLRLNSGQKRSLDLGVAHSLCQWQSCMLSGIYLNQLLCFPLSEPHSAWLFSGTLLHGLEAALRGGLSAETLLAAAPAAVQLYSILFGAVMGISGQGHASPRSAPLPTAGSSKGKGRGKRGQGGGGRGNRGRGGMSRATGLDNRFGMLTVEDDLDED; encoded by the exons ATGGACCAGACAGACAAGAAGTTCAGAACTCTACGTGAAAGAGCCGAGAGCAAGATCCGCGatgctcattctctctctcgaGGGTCGCATGCCTGCATCCTGCCCCTGCTGTCACGTGAAGTCTTCAGACAGGTCCTCTGTGATCTGGGCATTCCCTTGGTGCAGTGTATTTCTGAAGCTGATTTCGAGATCGCCTCTCTGGCTCATCAGTGGGGATGTCCAGTGCTGACCAATGACAGCGACTTCTATATCTTCGATTTGCATGGTGGCTACTTGCCTTTTGCATTGTTTGAGTGGGAAAACATCTGCGGAAAGGGCCCGGAACGTTACATCCCTGCCCGTCAATTCACTGTTAACCGCTTTTGCTCACACTTCAACCACATGAACAAGCAGCTGCTGCCTCTGTTTGCTGTCATCACTGGAAACGACTACACACTTGCAAAGACTACGGAAATGTTCTTTAGCCGGGTGGAGTTACAGAGCGTGCCAAAAGGGAGGGGAAGACATTCTAACCCTCGGATTGAGGGTCTGCTGCTCTGGCTGTCTCAGTTTGCTAGACCTGGAGATGCTCTAGAAGAAGTTCTGGAGATCCTGGGTGGGCAACGGAAAGGCAACCTGCGAACACAGCTTTCAGCGAGGATACAAGACTATCAGCTCCCTCCTAACAGCAGCCTGGCCCAGTTCTTCTCAAGTAGTCAACCAGCACTGCTGGATATCCAGGTGCTCCCAGCAGCACTGGTGTCCCAGCCAGAGTGGCTTTTGAGGGGGGTCGCCTCAGGCAGTCTGCCCCCTTTGGTACTAGATGTGCTAGTTCTCCAGAGAGCTCTTCTGATAGCTCAGGTGGAGAACAGTCGTCTGCCTAGTAGCCATGAAGCTTCACTGCGCATTCGCAAGGCCATTTATGGCTTACTCTTAGTTGAAAGGGCAGTGCAGGCTAATGCTGGACAGGGGCAGAGGGGTAGAGGAAGAGGTGGCAAGGGGACAGTAGGTCAGAGCGGAGGATCACCAGGTTCCAGTTCCTTTTGTTTTGTCGAGGAATATGACAGGCTTGACCTTAATCTGAAGAAAACTCCAGTAGAGGCTCAGCTACCCTGCACTCAGCCAAAACTGAAATGGGATACTTTAGACAAG GTAGCAGTACCAGTCAGACTCAAGGTGCTGTTATCAACTCTCGGGGTGATGGAGTATGTGCTGCAGTCCTTACCACCACACCTgtgtctgcctgtgtgtgtgacgtATTTCTGGATGAACTCTTCCAAACCAAAGCCAAGCCCCTCACTGCTTAAAGGCCTGCTGCTAGGGCTGGTGTATGGGGAGCTCTGTCGACGCAGGGCTATGGCTGGAG ATCCACTGTGCTCCAGTGCTGGTACTGCCTTTGTCTGTGAGCAATTGAGCCAACTGAGATTGAACTCTGGTCAAAAGAGGAGTCTAGACCTGGGTGTggctcactctctctgccaGTGGCAATCTTGTATGTTGTCAGGAATTTATTTGAACCAGCTTTTGTGCTTCCCACTTTCTGAGCCTCACAGTGCCTG gcTGTTCAGTGGCACTCTGTTGCATGGTTTGGAAGCTGCACTTAGAGGAGGTCTCTCAGCTGAAACTTTGCTGGCGGCTGCTCCTGCTGCTGTCCAGCTCTACTCCATCCTATTTGGTGCAGTAATGGGCATTTCTGGCCAGGGCCATGCTTCTCCTCGCTCGGCACCTTTACCAACAGCAGGCAGTAGCAAGGGAAAGGGACGTGGTAAAAGGGGACAGGGAGGTGGTGGTAGGGGTAACAGAGGCAGAGGGGGAATGTCTCGTGCCACTGGTTTGGATAACAGGTTTGGTATGCTAACCGTTGAGGATGACTTGGATGAAGACTAA
- the aste1b gene encoding protein asteroid homolog 1 isoform X1, whose protein sequence is MELTSPSPPVELNTSPSFAVKPASTLCTMGVHGLASYVEGNRQFFTDLKLKNTHLVIDGCSLYFRLYFSSGLDQVRGGDYDFFAALVRRFFAALSECNVRPFVVLDGGMDQTDKKFRTLRERAESKIRDAHSLSRGSHACILPLLSREVFRQVLCDLGIPLVQCISEADFEIASLAHQWGCPVLTNDSDFYIFDLHGGYLPFALFEWENICGKGPERYIPARQFTVNRFCSHFNHMNKQLLPLFAVITGNDYTLAKTTEMFFSRVELQSVPKGRGRHSNPRIEGLLLWLSQFARPGDALEEVLEILGGQRKGNLRTQLSARIQDYQLPPNSSLAQFFSSSQPALLDIQVLPAALVSQPEWLLRGVASGSLPPLVLDVLVLQRALLIAQVENSRLPSSHEASLRIRKAIYGLLLVERAVQANAGQGQRGRGRGGKGTVGQSGGSPGSSSFCFVEEYDRLDLNLKKTPVEAQLPCTQPKLKWDTLDKVAVPVRLKVLLSTLGVMEYVLQSLPPHLCLPVCVTYFWMNSSKPKPSPSLLKGLLLGLVYGELCRRRAMAGDPLCSSAGTAFVCEQLSQLRLNSGQKRSLDLGVAHSLCQWQSCMLSGIYLNQLLCFPLSEPHSAWLFSGTLLHGLEAALRGGLSAETLLAAAPAAVQLYSILFGAVMGISGQGHASPRSAPLPTAGSSKGKGRGKRGQGGGGRGNRGRGGMSRATGLDNRFGMLTVEDDLDED, encoded by the exons ATGGAGCTAACAAGTCCTAGTCCTCCTGTAGAGCTGAATACGAGTCCTAGCTTTGCCGTGAAGCCAGCAAG TACACTGTGCACTATGGGGGTACACGGCCTGGCAAGTTATGTGGAAGGAAATCGGCAGTTCTTCACTGACCTGAAGCTAAAAAACACTCACCTTGTTATCGACGGCTGCAGTCTGTACTTCCGATTATACTTCAGCTCTGGTTTGGACCAGGTGAGAGGTGGAGACTATGACTTCTTTGCTGCTCTTGTGCGGCGTTTTTTTGCTGCGCTTTCAGAATGCAATGTTCGCCCGTTCGTAGTTTTAGATGGTGGGATGGACCAGACAGACAAGAAGTTCAGAACTCTACGTGAAAGAGCCGAGAGCAAGATCCGCGatgctcattctctctctcgaGGGTCGCATGCCTGCATCCTGCCCCTGCTGTCACGTGAAGTCTTCAGACAGGTCCTCTGTGATCTGGGCATTCCCTTGGTGCAGTGTATTTCTGAAGCTGATTTCGAGATCGCCTCTCTGGCTCATCAGTGGGGATGTCCAGTGCTGACCAATGACAGCGACTTCTATATCTTCGATTTGCATGGTGGCTACTTGCCTTTTGCATTGTTTGAGTGGGAAAACATCTGCGGAAAGGGCCCGGAACGTTACATCCCTGCCCGTCAATTCACTGTTAACCGCTTTTGCTCACACTTCAACCACATGAACAAGCAGCTGCTGCCTCTGTTTGCTGTCATCACTGGAAACGACTACACACTTGCAAAGACTACGGAAATGTTCTTTAGCCGGGTGGAGTTACAGAGCGTGCCAAAAGGGAGGGGAAGACATTCTAACCCTCGGATTGAGGGTCTGCTGCTCTGGCTGTCTCAGTTTGCTAGACCTGGAGATGCTCTAGAAGAAGTTCTGGAGATCCTGGGTGGGCAACGGAAAGGCAACCTGCGAACACAGCTTTCAGCGAGGATACAAGACTATCAGCTCCCTCCTAACAGCAGCCTGGCCCAGTTCTTCTCAAGTAGTCAACCAGCACTGCTGGATATCCAGGTGCTCCCAGCAGCACTGGTGTCCCAGCCAGAGTGGCTTTTGAGGGGGGTCGCCTCAGGCAGTCTGCCCCCTTTGGTACTAGATGTGCTAGTTCTCCAGAGAGCTCTTCTGATAGCTCAGGTGGAGAACAGTCGTCTGCCTAGTAGCCATGAAGCTTCACTGCGCATTCGCAAGGCCATTTATGGCTTACTCTTAGTTGAAAGGGCAGTGCAGGCTAATGCTGGACAGGGGCAGAGGGGTAGAGGAAGAGGTGGCAAGGGGACAGTAGGTCAGAGCGGAGGATCACCAGGTTCCAGTTCCTTTTGTTTTGTCGAGGAATATGACAGGCTTGACCTTAATCTGAAGAAAACTCCAGTAGAGGCTCAGCTACCCTGCACTCAGCCAAAACTGAAATGGGATACTTTAGACAAG GTAGCAGTACCAGTCAGACTCAAGGTGCTGTTATCAACTCTCGGGGTGATGGAGTATGTGCTGCAGTCCTTACCACCACACCTgtgtctgcctgtgtgtgtgacgtATTTCTGGATGAACTCTTCCAAACCAAAGCCAAGCCCCTCACTGCTTAAAGGCCTGCTGCTAGGGCTGGTGTATGGGGAGCTCTGTCGACGCAGGGCTATGGCTGGAG ATCCACTGTGCTCCAGTGCTGGTACTGCCTTTGTCTGTGAGCAATTGAGCCAACTGAGATTGAACTCTGGTCAAAAGAGGAGTCTAGACCTGGGTGTggctcactctctctgccaGTGGCAATCTTGTATGTTGTCAGGAATTTATTTGAACCAGCTTTTGTGCTTCCCACTTTCTGAGCCTCACAGTGCCTG gcTGTTCAGTGGCACTCTGTTGCATGGTTTGGAAGCTGCACTTAGAGGAGGTCTCTCAGCTGAAACTTTGCTGGCGGCTGCTCCTGCTGCTGTCCAGCTCTACTCCATCCTATTTGGTGCAGTAATGGGCATTTCTGGCCAGGGCCATGCTTCTCCTCGCTCGGCACCTTTACCAACAGCAGGCAGTAGCAAGGGAAAGGGACGTGGTAAAAGGGGACAGGGAGGTGGTGGTAGGGGTAACAGAGGCAGAGGGGGAATGTCTCGTGCCACTGGTTTGGATAACAGGTTTGGTATGCTAACCGTTGAGGATGACTTGGATGAAGACTAA
- the aste1b gene encoding protein asteroid homolog 1 isoform X4 encodes MELTSPSPPVELNTSPSFAVKPASTLCTMGVHGLASYVEGNRQFFTDLKLKNTHLVIDGCSLYFRLYFSSGLDQVRGGDYDFFAALVRRFFAALSECNVRPFVVLDGGMDQTDKKFRTLRERAESKIRDAHSLSRGSHACILPLLSREVFRQVLCDLGIPLVQCISEADFEIASLAHQWGCPVLTNDSDFYIFDLHGGYLPFALFEWENICGKGPERYIPARQFTVNRFCSHFNHMNKQLLPLFAVITGNDYTLAKTTEMFFSRVELQSVPKGRGRHSNPRIEGLLLWLSQFARPGDALEEVLEILGGQRKGNLRTQLSARIQDYQLPPNSSLAQFFSSSQPALLDIQVLPAALVSQPEWLLRGVASGSLPPLVLDVLVLQRALLIAQVENSRLPSSHEASLRIRKAIYGLLLVERAVQANAGQGQRGRGRGGKGTVGQSGGSPGSSSFCFVEEYDRLDLNLKKTPVEAQLPCTQPKLKWDTLDKVAVPVRLKVLLSTLGVMEYVLQSLPPHLCLPVCVTYFWMNSSKPKPSPSLLKGLLLGLVYGELCRRRAMAGDPLCSSAGTAFVCEQLSQLRLNSGQKRSLDLGVAHSLCQWQSCCSVALCCMVWKLHLEEVSQLKLCWRLLLLLSSSTPSYLVQ; translated from the exons ATGGAGCTAACAAGTCCTAGTCCTCCTGTAGAGCTGAATACGAGTCCTAGCTTTGCCGTGAAGCCAGCAAG TACACTGTGCACTATGGGGGTACACGGCCTGGCAAGTTATGTGGAAGGAAATCGGCAGTTCTTCACTGACCTGAAGCTAAAAAACACTCACCTTGTTATCGACGGCTGCAGTCTGTACTTCCGATTATACTTCAGCTCTGGTTTGGACCAGGTGAGAGGTGGAGACTATGACTTCTTTGCTGCTCTTGTGCGGCGTTTTTTTGCTGCGCTTTCAGAATGCAATGTTCGCCCGTTCGTAGTTTTAGATGGTGGGATGGACCAGACAGACAAGAAGTTCAGAACTCTACGTGAAAGAGCCGAGAGCAAGATCCGCGatgctcattctctctctcgaGGGTCGCATGCCTGCATCCTGCCCCTGCTGTCACGTGAAGTCTTCAGACAGGTCCTCTGTGATCTGGGCATTCCCTTGGTGCAGTGTATTTCTGAAGCTGATTTCGAGATCGCCTCTCTGGCTCATCAGTGGGGATGTCCAGTGCTGACCAATGACAGCGACTTCTATATCTTCGATTTGCATGGTGGCTACTTGCCTTTTGCATTGTTTGAGTGGGAAAACATCTGCGGAAAGGGCCCGGAACGTTACATCCCTGCCCGTCAATTCACTGTTAACCGCTTTTGCTCACACTTCAACCACATGAACAAGCAGCTGCTGCCTCTGTTTGCTGTCATCACTGGAAACGACTACACACTTGCAAAGACTACGGAAATGTTCTTTAGCCGGGTGGAGTTACAGAGCGTGCCAAAAGGGAGGGGAAGACATTCTAACCCTCGGATTGAGGGTCTGCTGCTCTGGCTGTCTCAGTTTGCTAGACCTGGAGATGCTCTAGAAGAAGTTCTGGAGATCCTGGGTGGGCAACGGAAAGGCAACCTGCGAACACAGCTTTCAGCGAGGATACAAGACTATCAGCTCCCTCCTAACAGCAGCCTGGCCCAGTTCTTCTCAAGTAGTCAACCAGCACTGCTGGATATCCAGGTGCTCCCAGCAGCACTGGTGTCCCAGCCAGAGTGGCTTTTGAGGGGGGTCGCCTCAGGCAGTCTGCCCCCTTTGGTACTAGATGTGCTAGTTCTCCAGAGAGCTCTTCTGATAGCTCAGGTGGAGAACAGTCGTCTGCCTAGTAGCCATGAAGCTTCACTGCGCATTCGCAAGGCCATTTATGGCTTACTCTTAGTTGAAAGGGCAGTGCAGGCTAATGCTGGACAGGGGCAGAGGGGTAGAGGAAGAGGTGGCAAGGGGACAGTAGGTCAGAGCGGAGGATCACCAGGTTCCAGTTCCTTTTGTTTTGTCGAGGAATATGACAGGCTTGACCTTAATCTGAAGAAAACTCCAGTAGAGGCTCAGCTACCCTGCACTCAGCCAAAACTGAAATGGGATACTTTAGACAAG GTAGCAGTACCAGTCAGACTCAAGGTGCTGTTATCAACTCTCGGGGTGATGGAGTATGTGCTGCAGTCCTTACCACCACACCTgtgtctgcctgtgtgtgtgacgtATTTCTGGATGAACTCTTCCAAACCAAAGCCAAGCCCCTCACTGCTTAAAGGCCTGCTGCTAGGGCTGGTGTATGGGGAGCTCTGTCGACGCAGGGCTATGGCTGGAG ATCCACTGTGCTCCAGTGCTGGTACTGCCTTTGTCTGTGAGCAATTGAGCCAACTGAGATTGAACTCTGGTCAAAAGAGGAGTCTAGACCTGGGTGTggctcactctctctgccaGTGGCAATCTT gcTGTTCAGTGGCACTCTGTTGCATGGTTTGGAAGCTGCACTTAGAGGAGGTCTCTCAGCTGAAACTTTGCTGGCGGCTGCTCCTGCTGCTGTCCAGCTCTACTCCATCCTATTTGGTGCAGTAA
- the aste1b gene encoding protein asteroid homolog 1 isoform X2, translated as MSLKQLGGLPSASDTPATDTLCTMGVHGLASYVEGNRQFFTDLKLKNTHLVIDGCSLYFRLYFSSGLDQVRGGDYDFFAALVRRFFAALSECNVRPFVVLDGGMDQTDKKFRTLRERAESKIRDAHSLSRGSHACILPLLSREVFRQVLCDLGIPLVQCISEADFEIASLAHQWGCPVLTNDSDFYIFDLHGGYLPFALFEWENICGKGPERYIPARQFTVNRFCSHFNHMNKQLLPLFAVITGNDYTLAKTTEMFFSRVELQSVPKGRGRHSNPRIEGLLLWLSQFARPGDALEEVLEILGGQRKGNLRTQLSARIQDYQLPPNSSLAQFFSSSQPALLDIQVLPAALVSQPEWLLRGVASGSLPPLVLDVLVLQRALLIAQVENSRLPSSHEASLRIRKAIYGLLLVERAVQANAGQGQRGRGRGGKGTVGQSGGSPGSSSFCFVEEYDRLDLNLKKTPVEAQLPCTQPKLKWDTLDKVAVPVRLKVLLSTLGVMEYVLQSLPPHLCLPVCVTYFWMNSSKPKPSPSLLKGLLLGLVYGELCRRRAMAGDPLCSSAGTAFVCEQLSQLRLNSGQKRSLDLGVAHSLCQWQSCMLSGIYLNQLLCFPLSEPHSAWLFSGTLLHGLEAALRGGLSAETLLAAAPAAVQLYSILFGAVMGISGQGHASPRSAPLPTAGSSKGKGRGKRGQGGGGRGNRGRGGMSRATGLDNRFGMLTVEDDLDED; from the exons ATGTCGCTGAAGCAGCTGGGCGGTTTGCCTTCAGCCTCTGACACTCCAGCGACAGA TACACTGTGCACTATGGGGGTACACGGCCTGGCAAGTTATGTGGAAGGAAATCGGCAGTTCTTCACTGACCTGAAGCTAAAAAACACTCACCTTGTTATCGACGGCTGCAGTCTGTACTTCCGATTATACTTCAGCTCTGGTTTGGACCAGGTGAGAGGTGGAGACTATGACTTCTTTGCTGCTCTTGTGCGGCGTTTTTTTGCTGCGCTTTCAGAATGCAATGTTCGCCCGTTCGTAGTTTTAGATGGTGGGATGGACCAGACAGACAAGAAGTTCAGAACTCTACGTGAAAGAGCCGAGAGCAAGATCCGCGatgctcattctctctctcgaGGGTCGCATGCCTGCATCCTGCCCCTGCTGTCACGTGAAGTCTTCAGACAGGTCCTCTGTGATCTGGGCATTCCCTTGGTGCAGTGTATTTCTGAAGCTGATTTCGAGATCGCCTCTCTGGCTCATCAGTGGGGATGTCCAGTGCTGACCAATGACAGCGACTTCTATATCTTCGATTTGCATGGTGGCTACTTGCCTTTTGCATTGTTTGAGTGGGAAAACATCTGCGGAAAGGGCCCGGAACGTTACATCCCTGCCCGTCAATTCACTGTTAACCGCTTTTGCTCACACTTCAACCACATGAACAAGCAGCTGCTGCCTCTGTTTGCTGTCATCACTGGAAACGACTACACACTTGCAAAGACTACGGAAATGTTCTTTAGCCGGGTGGAGTTACAGAGCGTGCCAAAAGGGAGGGGAAGACATTCTAACCCTCGGATTGAGGGTCTGCTGCTCTGGCTGTCTCAGTTTGCTAGACCTGGAGATGCTCTAGAAGAAGTTCTGGAGATCCTGGGTGGGCAACGGAAAGGCAACCTGCGAACACAGCTTTCAGCGAGGATACAAGACTATCAGCTCCCTCCTAACAGCAGCCTGGCCCAGTTCTTCTCAAGTAGTCAACCAGCACTGCTGGATATCCAGGTGCTCCCAGCAGCACTGGTGTCCCAGCCAGAGTGGCTTTTGAGGGGGGTCGCCTCAGGCAGTCTGCCCCCTTTGGTACTAGATGTGCTAGTTCTCCAGAGAGCTCTTCTGATAGCTCAGGTGGAGAACAGTCGTCTGCCTAGTAGCCATGAAGCTTCACTGCGCATTCGCAAGGCCATTTATGGCTTACTCTTAGTTGAAAGGGCAGTGCAGGCTAATGCTGGACAGGGGCAGAGGGGTAGAGGAAGAGGTGGCAAGGGGACAGTAGGTCAGAGCGGAGGATCACCAGGTTCCAGTTCCTTTTGTTTTGTCGAGGAATATGACAGGCTTGACCTTAATCTGAAGAAAACTCCAGTAGAGGCTCAGCTACCCTGCACTCAGCCAAAACTGAAATGGGATACTTTAGACAAG GTAGCAGTACCAGTCAGACTCAAGGTGCTGTTATCAACTCTCGGGGTGATGGAGTATGTGCTGCAGTCCTTACCACCACACCTgtgtctgcctgtgtgtgtgacgtATTTCTGGATGAACTCTTCCAAACCAAAGCCAAGCCCCTCACTGCTTAAAGGCCTGCTGCTAGGGCTGGTGTATGGGGAGCTCTGTCGACGCAGGGCTATGGCTGGAG ATCCACTGTGCTCCAGTGCTGGTACTGCCTTTGTCTGTGAGCAATTGAGCCAACTGAGATTGAACTCTGGTCAAAAGAGGAGTCTAGACCTGGGTGTggctcactctctctgccaGTGGCAATCTTGTATGTTGTCAGGAATTTATTTGAACCAGCTTTTGTGCTTCCCACTTTCTGAGCCTCACAGTGCCTG gcTGTTCAGTGGCACTCTGTTGCATGGTTTGGAAGCTGCACTTAGAGGAGGTCTCTCAGCTGAAACTTTGCTGGCGGCTGCTCCTGCTGCTGTCCAGCTCTACTCCATCCTATTTGGTGCAGTAATGGGCATTTCTGGCCAGGGCCATGCTTCTCCTCGCTCGGCACCTTTACCAACAGCAGGCAGTAGCAAGGGAAAGGGACGTGGTAAAAGGGGACAGGGAGGTGGTGGTAGGGGTAACAGAGGCAGAGGGGGAATGTCTCGTGCCACTGGTTTGGATAACAGGTTTGGTATGCTAACCGTTGAGGATGACTTGGATGAAGACTAA